The following nucleotide sequence is from Candidatus Methylomirabilota bacterium.
TGTTCTCGGAGCCCGTGTTCTTCGCCTCGCAAAAGGCGCGCGAGGGCGGCGCTCAGCTCTTCAGCGAGTTCGTGGCCGCCTTCGGGCTGCTCGCGGTCATCTGGGGCTGCGCGAGGCTTCAAGCGGGCACGGTGGCCTTTGCCGTCGGCGGCTACATCACGGCGGCCTACTGGTTCACCGCGTCGACCTCATTTGCGAACCCCGCCGTCACGGTGGCGCGATCCCTCAGCGACACCTTCGCGGGCATCCGGCCCCTCGATGTCCCTGGCTTCATCGTGGCCCAGCTGCTCGGCGCGGCGGCAGCCACCGCCCTCTTCGCCTGGCTGACGCCCCTCGAGCGCGAACGGAGCGAGAATAGGGCCATGAAGACGCAGGTGATCTTCGCGTGTGTTCACAATGCCGGCCGATCCCAGATGGCTGCGGCCTTCTTCAACGCGCTGGCCGATCCCGCGAAGGTCCGGGCAGTTTCTGCCGGCACCGAGCCCGCGGACCGCGTCCATCCGGAGGTCGTCGCCGTCATGCGCGAAGTGAGCATCGACCTCGCTCGAGCTACGCCGACACGACTCACCCACGATCTTGCCGCCCAAGGTCACTTGCTGATCACGATGGGCTGCGGCGAGGCATGTCCCGTCGTGCCCGGGCTCAAGCGCGACGACTGGCCCATCGAGGATCCGAAGGGAAAGTCCATCGAGCAAGCGCGGGCCATCCGTGACGAGATCCGCGCCCGCGTCGAGCAGCTGATCACCGCGGAAGGCTGGGGCCCACCCGGCCGCCGCTGAGTCCCGAGCCCGAGGGAGTCAACGCATGCCGATCACGACCCGCCCGGCCACGCCCGCAGATGCCGCCGCCATCTCGACGATCTACAACCAGGGCATCGAGGACCGCATCGCCACCTTCGAGACCCGCCCGCGCACGCCCGAGGAGATCGCGCGGTGGTTCGACGGCGTGCATCCCATCGTGGTGGCAGAGGAGGCGGGCCAGGTCGTCGGCTTCGGGTCCACCTCGTCCTATCGCGCGCGAGACTGCTACGCCAGGACGGCCGAGTTCTCGTTCTACGTCGGGCGGGACCATCGCGGCCGCCAGATAGGCCGCCAGGCCCTCGCCGCCCTCATCGAGGAATCACGCAAGGCGGGGCTGCACAAGCTGGT
It contains:
- a CDS encoding arsinothricin resistance N-acetyltransferase ArsN1 family A codes for the protein MPITTRPATPADAAAISTIYNQGIEDRIATFETRPRTPEEIARWFDGVHPIVVAEEAGQVVGFGSTSSYRARDCYARTAEFSFYVGRDHRGRQIGRQALAALIEESRKAGLHKLVSRIFPENVASRAACRAAGFREVGVYKEHGQLEGVWKDCVIVERLV
- a CDS encoding aquaporin, which produces MSPAAGHKANLGRRAVAEAIGSALLLAAVVGSGIMGSRLAGDQIALALLANTIATGAALVALILAFGPISGAHFNPAVTLADAWRGGLPWRETPAYIAAQVLGALAGVAAANIMFSEPVFFASQKAREGGAQLFSEFVAAFGLLAVIWGCARLQAGTVAFAVGGYITAAYWFTASTSFANPAVTVARSLSDTFAGIRPLDVPGFIVAQLLGAAAATALFAWLTPLERERSENRAMKTQVIFACVHNAGRSQMAAAFFNALADPAKVRAVSAGTEPADRVHPEVVAVMREVSIDLARATPTRLTHDLAAQGHLLITMGCGEACPVVPGLKRDDWPIEDPKGKSIEQARAIRDEIRARVEQLITAEGWGPPGRR